A part of Larimichthys crocea isolate SSNF chromosome VII, L_crocea_2.0, whole genome shotgun sequence genomic DNA contains:
- the taf15 gene encoding TATA-binding protein-associated factor 2N, with amino-acid sequence MATDSGYGGSQSYGSYGGQQSGQGYGQGNGSSSYGGQSYSGYGQPGATQDGYAQPQPQSYEGYGAQESSGYGDKSSSSAYGQQSSYGAQGQGEGGYGQQSSYGGQGGGGGGGGGSYGRWSEGESGGQGGRYGRDQGDRSEGGGFRGRGRGGYDRGGYDRSGGYDRGGFDRGGRGGPPGMGGGDRGGYKNYGGSRDYGSRDEPAGEQDNSDNNTIFVQGLGEEATVQEVGDFFKQIGIIKVNKKTGQPMINIYSDKATGRPKGEATVSFDDPPSAKAAINWFDGKEFNGKPIKVSFATRRAEFTQRGGGSGGGGRGGRGGGFRGRGGGGPNFDIKGGDWPCPNSSCGNMNFARRQECNKCGAPKPGDAGFGGGDRGSRGGYGGDRGGGFRGRGGGGFRGGDRGGYGGGGGGGGGFGGGYKMGGRGDRRDDRRDRPY; translated from the exons ATGGCCACTG atTCAGGCTACGGTGGCTCGCAAAG CTATGGATCATATGGCGGTCAGCAGAGTGGACAG GGGTATGGTCAAGGGAATGGCAGTAGCTCTTACGGGGGACAGAGTTACAGCGGCTACGGACAACCAGGCGCGACACAAG aTGGTTATGCCCAGCCTCAACCACAGAGCTATGAAGGTTACGGCGCACAGGAGTCATCTGG GTATGGCGACAAGTCGTCGTCTTCTGCTTATGGGCAGCAAAGTTCCTATGGTGCCCAGGGGCAAGGAGAAGGTGGTTATGGACAGCAAAGCTCCTACGGCGGacaaggtggtggtggtggaggcggCGGTGGCAGCTATGGAAGATGGAGTGAAG GTGAAAGTGGTGGTCAGGGTGGGCGGTATGGACGTGACCAAGGAGACCGCTCAGAAGGAGGGGGCTTCAGAGGCAGAGGCCGCGGTGGCTACGACCGTGGCGGTTATGACCGCAGTGGTGGATATGATCGCGGTGGCTTCGACCgtggtggaagaggaggacCTCCTGGTATGGG AGGTGGTGACCGTGGTGGCTACAAAAATTACGGTG GATCTCGAGACTACGGCTCAAGGGATGAACCAG CTGGTGAGCAGGACAACTCTGACAACAACACCATTTTTGTCCAGGGGCTGGGAGAAGAGGCCACCGTTCAGGAAGTCGGCGACTTCTTCAAGCAAATTGGTATCATCAAG GTAAACAAGAAGACTGGCCAGCCAATGATCAACATCTACTCTGACAAGGCCACCGGGCGGCCAAAGGGAGAAGCTACAGTGTCATTTGATGACCCGCCCTCTGCCAAAGCTGCTATTAATTGGTTTGATG gcAAAGAATTCAACGGTAAACCAATCAAAGTATCATTCGCCACCCGTAGAGCTGAgttcacacagagaggaggtggCAGCGGAGGTGGTGGACGAGGGGGCCGTGGAGGTGGTTTCAGAGGTCGTGGTGGCGGAGGACCCAATTTTGACATTAAGGGAGGAGACTGGCCCTGCCCCAACAG CTCTTGTGGCAACATGAACTTTGCACGGCGACAAGAGTGCAACAAGTGTGGTGCACCCAAACCAGGAGATGCAGGatttggaggtggag ATCGTGGAAGCAGAGGTGGTTATGGTGGCGACAGGGGCGGCGGCTTCAGAggtcgtggtggtggtggtttccGCGGGGGAGACCGTGGAGGCTACggaggtggtggcggtggcggcggAGGATTCGGAGGGGGCTACAAAATGGGTGGAAG AGGTGACCGCAGAGATGACAGACGAGACCGGCCATACTAA
- the porb gene encoding P450 (cytochrome) oxidoreductase b isoform X1: MDAETAANSEPMVGEEEPLFGNLDLFLFSLIAGLLVYWFMSRKKPEPIPEFKKLETPAPTTKETSFIEKMKKTGKNIIVFYGSQTGTGEEFANRLSKDAQRYGMKGMAADPEEYDMGELSRLSEIENSLAIFCMATYGEGDPTDNAQDFYDWLQENDDEDLSGLNYTVFALGNKTYEHYNAMGKYVDKRLEELGAKRIFDLGLGDDDGNLEEDFISWREQFWPAVCEHFGVEASGDDSSIRQYELKELTDVNMNKVFTGEIGRLKSFEVQKPPYDSKNPFLATVTLNRRLNKGGDRHLMHLEVDITGSRIRYESGDHVAVFPTNDSALVNKLGQILGVDLDVVISLNNLDEESNKRHPFPCPTTYRTALTHYLDITHPPRTNVLYELAQYASDPKDQENMRKMASSSPEGKALYQGWVLDACRNILAILEDMPSLRPPIDHLCELLPRLQARYYSIASSSKVHPNSIHICAVVVEYNTKTGRVNKGVATNWLKNKLVTDNGHKSTVPMYIRKSQFRLPFKATNPVIMIGPGTGIAPFMGFIQERGWLKQQGKEVGETVLYFGCRHKDEDFIYQEELQDAEKNEVITQLNVAFSRDQEQKVYVQHMMKTNKEHIWKLIHSDNAHIYVCGDARNMAKDVQLAFYEIAEELGGMTRTQATDYIKKLMTKGRYSQDVWS; the protein is encoded by the exons agCACCCACCACGAAAGAGACAAGTTTCATcgagaaaatgaagaaaacg GGCAAAAACATCATCGTGTTCTACGGCTCCCAGACGGGCACAGGAGAGGAATTTGCTAACAGACTGTCCAAAGACGCTCAGCGGTACGGCATGAAAGGAATGGCTGCCGATCCAGAGGAGTACGACATG GGGGAACTGTCCCGTCTGTCTGAGATTGAAAACTCCCTCGCCATCTTTTGCATGGCCACGTACGGTGAAGGAGACCCAACAGATAATGCCCAGGACTTCTATGACTGGCTGCAGGAAAATGATGACGAAGACCTGTCTGGACTAAACTACACT GTATTCGCTTTGGGCAACAAGACATATGAACACTACAATGCAATGGGCAAATATGTTGATAAAAGGCTGGAAGAACTCGGGGCCAAGCGAATCTTTGACCTTGGTTTAGGGGACGATGATGGCAA TCTGGAAGAGGACTTTATTTCATGGAGAGAGCAGTTCTGGCCAGCCGTCTGTGAGCACTTTGGTGTGGAAGCTTCGGGAGATGACTCGAG CATACGGCAGTACGAGCTGAAGGAGCTCACTGACGTCAACATGAACAAAGTGTTCACAGGAGAGATCGGTCGTCTAAAGAGTTTTGAGGTCCAAAAGCC gccATATGATTCCAAAAACCCTTTCCTGGCCACAGTCACCCTCAACCGCAGGCTCAACAAAGGTGGCGATAGACATCTCATGCACCTGGAAGTGGACATTACGGGCTCAAGGATCAG ATATGAGTCAGGAGATCATGTTGCCGTTTTCCCTACAAATGATTCTGCACTGGTGAACAAGCTGGGACAAATCCTTGGAGTGGACCTTGACGTGGTTATCTCTCTCAACAACCTTGACG aggagTCCAACAAGAGGCACCCATTCCCCTGCCCCACCACCTACCGCACGGCCCTCACTCACTACCTGGACATCACACACCCTCCTCGCACCAACGTCCTCTATGAGCTGGCACAGTACGCCTCTGACCCCAAAGACCAGGAGAATATGCGCAAGATGGCCTCTTCTTCACCCGAGGGCAAG GCACTCTACCAGGGTTGGGTGTTGGACGCCTGTAGAAACATCCTCGCCATCCTGGAGGACATGCCTTCTTTGAGGCCCCCCATTGACCACCTGTGTGAGCTGTTGCCTCGTCTCCAGGCTCGCTATTACTCCATCGCCTCCTCCTCTAAG GTTCACCCCAACAGCATCCACATCTGTGCCGTAGTGGTGGAGTACAACACTAAAACTGGCCGCGTCAACAAGGGAGTTGCCACCAACTGGCTGAAGAACAAACTGGTCACAGACAACGGCCACAAGTCCACCGTTCCCATGTACATCCGCAAGTCTCAGTTCCGCCTGCCCTTCAAAGCCACCAACCCAGTGATCATGATCGGCCCTGGGACAGGAATCGCTCCCTTCATGGGCTTCATCCAGGAGAGGGGCTGGCTCAAACAGCAAG GAAAGGAAGTCGGAGAGACGGTGTTGTATTTCGGCTGCAGACATAAGGACGAAGATTTTATCTACCAGGAGGAGCTACAGGACGCAGAGAAGAATGAGGTTATAACGCAGCTTAATGTTGCCTTCTCCAGAGACCAGGAACAGAAG GTGTACGTGCAGCACATGATGAAGACGAATAAGGAACACATCTGGAAACTGATTCACTCAGACAATGCTCATATCTACGTCTGCGG GGATGCAAGGAACATGGCTAAAGACGTGCAGTTGGCCTTCTACGAGATAGCAGAGGAGCTGGGAGGCATGACGCGCACCCAGGCCACAGATTACATCAAGAAACTGATGACCAAGGGACGCTACTCGCAAGATGTCTGGAGTTAA
- the porb gene encoding P450 (cytochrome) oxidoreductase b isoform X2: MGCVFSLPEDRRDAAERAPTTKETSFIEKMKKTGKNIIVFYGSQTGTGEEFANRLSKDAQRYGMKGMAADPEEYDMGELSRLSEIENSLAIFCMATYGEGDPTDNAQDFYDWLQENDDEDLSGLNYTVFALGNKTYEHYNAMGKYVDKRLEELGAKRIFDLGLGDDDGNLEEDFISWREQFWPAVCEHFGVEASGDDSSIRQYELKELTDVNMNKVFTGEIGRLKSFEVQKPPYDSKNPFLATVTLNRRLNKGGDRHLMHLEVDITGSRIRYESGDHVAVFPTNDSALVNKLGQILGVDLDVVISLNNLDEESNKRHPFPCPTTYRTALTHYLDITHPPRTNVLYELAQYASDPKDQENMRKMASSSPEGKALYQGWVLDACRNILAILEDMPSLRPPIDHLCELLPRLQARYYSIASSSKVHPNSIHICAVVVEYNTKTGRVNKGVATNWLKNKLVTDNGHKSTVPMYIRKSQFRLPFKATNPVIMIGPGTGIAPFMGFIQERGWLKQQGKEVGETVLYFGCRHKDEDFIYQEELQDAEKNEVITQLNVAFSRDQEQKVYVQHMMKTNKEHIWKLIHSDNAHIYVCGDARNMAKDVQLAFYEIAEELGGMTRTQATDYIKKLMTKGRYSQDVWS; the protein is encoded by the exons ATGGGCTGTGTCTTCTCCCTGCCAGAAGACAGGAGAGATGCTGCTGAAAG agCACCCACCACGAAAGAGACAAGTTTCATcgagaaaatgaagaaaacg GGCAAAAACATCATCGTGTTCTACGGCTCCCAGACGGGCACAGGAGAGGAATTTGCTAACAGACTGTCCAAAGACGCTCAGCGGTACGGCATGAAAGGAATGGCTGCCGATCCAGAGGAGTACGACATG GGGGAACTGTCCCGTCTGTCTGAGATTGAAAACTCCCTCGCCATCTTTTGCATGGCCACGTACGGTGAAGGAGACCCAACAGATAATGCCCAGGACTTCTATGACTGGCTGCAGGAAAATGATGACGAAGACCTGTCTGGACTAAACTACACT GTATTCGCTTTGGGCAACAAGACATATGAACACTACAATGCAATGGGCAAATATGTTGATAAAAGGCTGGAAGAACTCGGGGCCAAGCGAATCTTTGACCTTGGTTTAGGGGACGATGATGGCAA TCTGGAAGAGGACTTTATTTCATGGAGAGAGCAGTTCTGGCCAGCCGTCTGTGAGCACTTTGGTGTGGAAGCTTCGGGAGATGACTCGAG CATACGGCAGTACGAGCTGAAGGAGCTCACTGACGTCAACATGAACAAAGTGTTCACAGGAGAGATCGGTCGTCTAAAGAGTTTTGAGGTCCAAAAGCC gccATATGATTCCAAAAACCCTTTCCTGGCCACAGTCACCCTCAACCGCAGGCTCAACAAAGGTGGCGATAGACATCTCATGCACCTGGAAGTGGACATTACGGGCTCAAGGATCAG ATATGAGTCAGGAGATCATGTTGCCGTTTTCCCTACAAATGATTCTGCACTGGTGAACAAGCTGGGACAAATCCTTGGAGTGGACCTTGACGTGGTTATCTCTCTCAACAACCTTGACG aggagTCCAACAAGAGGCACCCATTCCCCTGCCCCACCACCTACCGCACGGCCCTCACTCACTACCTGGACATCACACACCCTCCTCGCACCAACGTCCTCTATGAGCTGGCACAGTACGCCTCTGACCCCAAAGACCAGGAGAATATGCGCAAGATGGCCTCTTCTTCACCCGAGGGCAAG GCACTCTACCAGGGTTGGGTGTTGGACGCCTGTAGAAACATCCTCGCCATCCTGGAGGACATGCCTTCTTTGAGGCCCCCCATTGACCACCTGTGTGAGCTGTTGCCTCGTCTCCAGGCTCGCTATTACTCCATCGCCTCCTCCTCTAAG GTTCACCCCAACAGCATCCACATCTGTGCCGTAGTGGTGGAGTACAACACTAAAACTGGCCGCGTCAACAAGGGAGTTGCCACCAACTGGCTGAAGAACAAACTGGTCACAGACAACGGCCACAAGTCCACCGTTCCCATGTACATCCGCAAGTCTCAGTTCCGCCTGCCCTTCAAAGCCACCAACCCAGTGATCATGATCGGCCCTGGGACAGGAATCGCTCCCTTCATGGGCTTCATCCAGGAGAGGGGCTGGCTCAAACAGCAAG GAAAGGAAGTCGGAGAGACGGTGTTGTATTTCGGCTGCAGACATAAGGACGAAGATTTTATCTACCAGGAGGAGCTACAGGACGCAGAGAAGAATGAGGTTATAACGCAGCTTAATGTTGCCTTCTCCAGAGACCAGGAACAGAAG GTGTACGTGCAGCACATGATGAAGACGAATAAGGAACACATCTGGAAACTGATTCACTCAGACAATGCTCATATCTACGTCTGCGG GGATGCAAGGAACATGGCTAAAGACGTGCAGTTGGCCTTCTACGAGATAGCAGAGGAGCTGGGAGGCATGACGCGCACCCAGGCCACAGATTACATCAAGAAACTGATGACCAAGGGACGCTACTCGCAAGATGTCTGGAGTTAA